From the Acidimicrobiales bacterium genome, the window AAGGCGGCGGGCAAGAGCTGATCCTCGCCTCGGCGAAGATTCTCTGATCGGGAGCGGCCACGGCCGCTCCCGATTCGCGTCCCGGCTAGGTTCGGGCCATGAGCTTCCCGAATCCGATCGACGTCTTGCCCCATCGAGACCCGTTCCTCTTCGTCGACGAGATCACCGCCATCACACCGGGAGCGTCGGCAGCAGGCCGGTGGCACCTGTCCGGCGACGAGGCGTTCTTCGCAGGGCACTTCCCGGGTCGGCCGACGTTGCCGGGGGTGCTCATGTGCGAGGCGATCGCCCAGGTCGGCGCGTTCGCGGTGCTGACCGACGAGCGCTACGCCGGCAAGCTGCCGCTGTTCGGCGGACTCGACAAGGCTCGCTTCCGTCGTCAGGTGGGGCCGGGTGACACGCTCGAGATCGAGGTCACGATGACGCGCATGTCGGCCCGGGCAGGCAAGGGCGAGGGCCGAGCGAGCGTCGACGGCGAACTCGCCACCAGTTGCGAGCTGATGTTCGTGATCGTCGACGCAACCTGACGCAGTCGCGGCAGGTGACCGG encodes:
- the fabZ gene encoding 3-hydroxyacyl-ACP dehydratase FabZ — translated: MSFPNPIDVLPHRDPFLFVDEITAITPGASAAGRWHLSGDEAFFAGHFPGRPTLPGVLMCEAIAQVGAFAVLTDERYAGKLPLFGGLDKARFRRQVGPGDTLEIEVTMTRMSARAGKGEGRASVDGELATSCELMFVIVDAT